The nucleotide sequence CTGGTGAAGCTGGGCGCCGACCTCAACCGCGTCCGCCAGCAGGTCATCCAGCTGCTCTCCGGCTACCAGGGCAAGGAGCCGGCCGCCGCCGGCGGCCCGGCCGAGGGCACGCCGTCGACCTCGCTGGTGCTCGACCAGTTCGGCCGCAACCTGACCCAGGCCGCGCGCGACTCCAAGCTCGACCCGGTCATCGGGCGGGCCAAGGAGATCGAGCGGGTCATGCAGGTCCTGTCGCGGCGGACGAAGAATAACCCGGTCCTCATCGGCGAGCCCGGCGTCGGCAAGACCGCCGTCGTCGAGGGGCTGGCCCAGGCGATCGTCAAGGGCGAGGTGCCCGAGACGCTCAAGGACAAGCAGCTTTACACCCTCGACCTGGGTGCGCTCGTCGCCGGTTCCCGCTACCGCGGTGACTTCGAGGAGCGGCTGAAGAAGGTCCTCAAGGAGATCCGCACCCGCGGCGACATCATCCTGTTCATCGACGAGATCCACACCCTCGTCGGGGCGGGTGCCGCCGAGGGCGCGATCGACGCCGCCAGCATCCTCAAGCCGATGCTGGCCCGTGGTGAGCTGCAGACCATCGGTGCCACCACGCTCGACGAGTACCGCAAGCACCTGGAGAAGGACGCCGCGCTCGAGCGCCGGTTCCAGCCGATCCAGGTGGGCGAGCCGACGCTGGCCCACACGATCGAGATCCTCAAGGGGCTGCGCGACCGGTACGAGGCGCACCACCGGATCAGCATCACCGACGGCGCGCTCGTGGCCGCCGCGACGCTGGCCGACCGGTACATCTCCGACCGCTTCCTGCCGGACAAGGCGATCGACCTGATCGACGAGGCCGGCGCCCGGATGCGGATCAAGCGGATGACCGCGCCGCCGGACCTGCGCGAGTTCGACGACAGGATCGCGGCCGTCCGCCGCGAGAAGGAGTCGGCGATCGACGCGCAGGACTTCGAGAAGGCCGCGTCGCTGCGCGACACCGAGAAGCAGCTGCTGGGTGAGAAGGCCGAGCGCGAGAAGCAGTGGAAGGCCGGCGACATGGACGTCGTCGCCGAGGTCGACGACGAGCAGATCGCCGAGGTGCTGGCCAACTGGACCGGCATCCCCGTCTTCAAGCTCACCGAGGAGGAGACCACCCGTCTGCTCCGCATGGAGGACGAGCTCCACAAGCGGATCATCGGCCAGGAAGAGGCCATCAAGAGCGTCAGCCAGGCGATCCGGCGCACGCGGGCGGGCCTCAAGGACCCGCGCCGTCCCGGCGGCTCGTTCATCTTCGCCGGCCCCTCGGGTGTCGGTAAGACCGAGCTGGCAAAGGCTCTGGCGCAGTTCCTGTTCGGTGAGGACGACGCGCTCATCCAGATCGACATGGGTGAGTTCCACGACAAGTTCACCGTGTCGCGTCTGGTCGGTGCCCCTCCCGGTTACGTCGGCTACGACGAGGGCGGTCAGCTGACCGAGAAGGTGCGGCGCAAGCCGTTCTCGGTGGTCCTCTTCGACGAGATCGAG is from Blastococcus sp. HT6-4 and encodes:
- a CDS encoding ATP-dependent Clp protease ATP-binding subunit, with translation MFERFTDRARRVVVLAQEEARMLNHNYIGTEHILLGLIHEGEGVAAKALESLGISLEGVRQQVEEIIGQGQQAPSGHIPFTPRAKKVLELSLREALQLGHNYIGTEHILLGLIREGEGVAAQVLVKLGADLNRVRQQVIQLLSGYQGKEPAAAGGPAEGTPSTSLVLDQFGRNLTQAARDSKLDPVIGRAKEIERVMQVLSRRTKNNPVLIGEPGVGKTAVVEGLAQAIVKGEVPETLKDKQLYTLDLGALVAGSRYRGDFEERLKKVLKEIRTRGDIILFIDEIHTLVGAGAAEGAIDAASILKPMLARGELQTIGATTLDEYRKHLEKDAALERRFQPIQVGEPTLAHTIEILKGLRDRYEAHHRISITDGALVAAATLADRYISDRFLPDKAIDLIDEAGARMRIKRMTAPPDLREFDDRIAAVRREKESAIDAQDFEKAASLRDTEKQLLGEKAEREKQWKAGDMDVVAEVDDEQIAEVLANWTGIPVFKLTEEETTRLLRMEDELHKRIIGQEEAIKSVSQAIRRTRAGLKDPRRPGGSFIFAGPSGVGKTELAKALAQFLFGEDDALIQIDMGEFHDKFTVSRLVGAPPGYVGYDEGGQLTEKVRRKPFSVVLFDEIEKAHADVFNTLLQVLEDGRLTDGQGRIVDFKNTILILTTNLGTRDISKAVGLGFQAGNDEQSNYDRMKLKVNEELKQHFRPEFLNRIDDIVVFHQLTENEIIQIVDLMVARLETQLANKDMSLEITPAAKRLLAARGFDPVLGARPLRRTIQREIEDTLSEKILYGELSSGQIIVVDVDDAEGPAQKFTFRGEAKPIDLPDTPPVALSGAEGDEDGSAAAGE